The Acidobacteriota bacterium nucleotide sequence CGTCCTGCCGAGGCGTGCCGAAGGTGTTGTCGCTGGTGATCAGCAACTCGTCGGGCGCGCTCTCCTGCTCGTCCTCCTCGGGGGTCCGGCGGAAGGTGGCGGCTTCGATGATGCCGTCTTGAAAGTAGATGTGGGCAAGCCGAAACCGCCGGCCGATGATCCGCGAATTGCGGAACAGGCGGCGGATCTCCGCCGGCTTGGCGTCGGTACCGATATCGAAGTCTTTGGGCTCGCGGCCGAGCATCAGATCTCGGACGCTCCCCCCCACCAGGTACGCCTTGAAGCCCGCCTTGTTGAGCCGGTAGAGAACTTTGACGACATTGCTGGGCATGTCGTCACGGGAGATGGGATGGCTGGAGCGAGCCAGGACCCTTGGTGATTGCTCGTCCGCCAAGTCTTGTTCAGTCACGCGGCTATTATATGGGCACCTGGCGGCGAATCGAGATTCTGCCTGCACACAGGTAGGCGCGACCGGTTTTCACACCGGTCGCGAGGAGGAAGGGCCGGAACGTAGCGGCTAGCGGCAGCCCAGTCCCGGCGGGGAAGGGTTCGAGAAGGAAATGAGGAGAAGGAGTCTCTCGACTGGCTCGTTCCTCTTCTCTCTTACGCCAGACAAATAAAGCAGGATCGATGCCAGACCTTCTGACCACGCCCAAAAAGGGCGCAGAAACGCCGGAATGAGCGTTTCCTGCCGAAGTCGTCCAATTATGCGGACACAGCATGACCCCCAAACAGGACAGACGAGGCGAGCCGCGATCCGCGCAGACCCCGAGACGGGCTTCGGTCTTTCGCAAACGATTCAGCAACCCCTTGAGAGCCAAGGCCCAGGACCTATCCCGATGTCCCAATATGTAGACAGGCCATGACCTTCTTAGAGGACGGTGCTCCTCGCCCTCCCGGCACGCTGGGCCCAGACACCCAACGCAGACACCGGGCGCGGGCACCGACAAGAAGCCGTCCTACTCCTCCACCATGCGCTTGTAGATGCGGGTCTCGGAGCCCAGGGTCCGATGCACCGGGCAGCGGCCGGCGATCTCCTCGAGGCGCTCCCGCTGAGCACTGTCCAGAGGGCCGTAGACGGTCAAGTCGACATCGATGCGGTCGATGAACCCGCTGTCGTTGAGGCAGTCCTCGCAGTCTTTCGCATGCATGCGGGAGTGGTGCAGCTGCACCCGCGTCCCTTCCAGCGGCCAACCCTTGCGTTCAGCGTACATGCGCAAGGTCATGGAGATGCAGGTCCCGAGCCCCGAGAGCAGCAGCTGGTAGGGGTTGGGACCGGTATCGGTACCACCGGGCACCGAGGTGGGCTCGTCGGCCACCCAGGAGTGGTGCTGGGTGCGCACCTGGTTGGCGAAGCCCTCGGCGCCGCCCACCACCACCACGTCCCCCTTGCCGAGCTGGCGCTGGGCTTCGTCGGCCCGCTGCTGCGCCAGGCGATCTCCGGAAGCCTCGTCCCCAGCCGCCCTGTTGGCAGCGGCCTCCGCGTCGGATTCGGGCAAGTACCGTTCCGCCCAGGCGGCGATGACGCCGGCGGCGTAGCGGGCGTCCCGCTCTCGGGTGAGCAGGTGATCCGCATCGTCCAGGGACACGAAGCTCTTGGGATGCTTGGCCGCCTGGTAGATGCGGCGGGCCTGGTCGATGCCCACCACCTCGTCCACCGGCGAGTGGAGGATCAGCAGCGCTTGTCCCAGAGCGGCGATGCGGCCGTGGAGGTGGTTCTCCTCCAGATCCTGCAGCAGCTGCCCCTTGATGGTGAAGGGGCGCCCCGCCAGGCTCACCTCGGCGGTCTCCTCCGGCGCAAGATCCGGCACCGCCCCGAGTACTCCCTCGCGCAGATGGGCGGTGTCGCTGGGAGCCCCGATGGTCACCACCGCCACCGCCTCCGGCACCTCGTGGGCGACCCCGAGCATGGCGGCGCCGCCCAGGCTGTGACCGATGAGCAAGGTCGGAGCTGCGTGCTCGCGGCGCAGATACTCCGCCGCCATGGCCAGGTCCTGGAGGTTGGAGCTGAAGGTGGAATCGGCGAAGTCTCCCTCGCTTTCCCCCAGGCCGGTGAAGTCGAAGCGCAGCACCGCGATGCCCCGGCGCACCAGCGCCCGGCTGATCCAGCCCACCGCCTTGAGATCCTTCGAGCAGGTGAAGCAGTGGGCGAAGAGAGCCCAGGCGCAGGGCTCGCCATCGGGCAACTCCAGCCGCCCCGCCAGTTGATTGTCGAAGGCTCCCGGAAATCGGACTTTCTCGCTGCTCGCCACGAATTGGCTCCTGGAGGAAAAGGTTTGAGGAATCGGCGCCCTGCCCGCTGCAGAGGCCCCTCACCGGGAGGATAGCGCAAGGTACGACTGCCCCCCGCCGCGCAGCGGGGCAGCCGGCAAACTCGCACACCCGAGGGAGCCCACACTAGAGGACCCACGATCGAGAACCCATGATTGAGAACCCATGATTGAGAACCCATGATTGAGAACCCATGATTGAGAACACTGTCACGGCAATGGACTGGCTTGTTCACCCAGCCCTCACAGCCACTCCATAGGGTTCTTCCCGAGCCGCTTCCCAGAAGCCGCCCACAGTCAGCTCTCAGCTCTCAGCCCTCGTCCCAAACGACATTCAACCTGCGGAGACCGCTGCAACCATGGCCATTGCCGGCACCACTCAAGAGCTCTCCCTCGCCGACCTGCTACAAGTCAAAGCCATGGCCGGCGGCAGCTGCCGAATCATCGTCGACGGCCGTGCCGGGGCAGGGCTGATCCTGCTCGACCACGGGCGGGTGGTCCACGCTCAATACGGCGACCTCCAGGCGACCGACGCCGTCTTCGCCCTGCTCACCGAAGAAGGCACCTACTTCCAGGCCAAGAGCGGAGTGGAAATCGTGCGCCGGACCATGAGCGCTTCGGCCCAGGAATTGGTCATGGAGGCAGCGCGGCGCCAGGACGAAGGCATCCTGGTCACCCCGAAACCCTCCCAGGCAGCCCGGGAGGGGGCCGAGCACCGCCCGGTCGAGCTCTCCGGCGACGATGATCCGCCGACCCTGCCATCCTTCCCCGCCCAGGTGCTGCCCGCCGATGACGGCGGCTCCCGCACCTGGCGGCCCTGGATGGTGGCCCTCCTGGTGCTGCCGCTGGCGGCGGTGGCGGTGCTCGCCTCCACCCTGCTCCAGGACAGCTCGACGCCGGCGGTGGCCCCGGCCACCGCCAAACCCGAGATCCTCCAGCTCGAGCCCAAGGAAGCCACCGACCTCGCCGGGCCCTCGGATCGCCTACCGGTGCTCGAGGCCGGGGCTCCACCGGCAAGCCCCGAGGACACCTCCGGCCTCAAGCCCACCATCGTCCTGCGGCTGCTCATCGGAGTCGACGGGAGGGTCCAGCAAGCCCAGGTCTACCGACCAAGAGAGGAGTTGGAGGCCTTCGAGCGCATCGCGCTGGAAACCGTGCGGAGCTACCGCTTCTCCCCCGGCCTGCACCGGGGAGCGGCGGTGCCGGTGTGGATCAACTGGCCGGTGGACTTTATTTGACAGGCCCCATCCGAGCTCAGCCGCCTCTCCTCGAGCTCCCGCTCACCGAAGCCCGCAGAATCCCTCACCTCCAACCATTGTGGAGACCCGATGAAGATCTCGACGCCTCGCCCACGCCTCGCCCAAATTCTGCTCTGGGTTTTTCTACCGATCTTCCTGCCGGCAGCGGCAGCATACGGCCAGAGCACCGATCCGGAAGGGGCTACTGTGCTGCAGGTCAAGGGCTCGGACACCATCGGCGGTGCCTTGGGGCCAGCCCTGGCCCGCGCCTACGAGGGAACTCACCCCGGGGCCGAGATCCATTGGGGATCCCTGGGCTCGGGCACCGCCTTCGTCGGCCTCTTCGATGGCTCCGCCGACCTCGGCGCCTCTTCCCGTAGCGTCAAAGAGTCGGAGCTGGCGGAGGCCCGTCGCCTGGGCCTCGAGCTCAAGGAGTACATCCTCGGCTATGACGGCATCGCCGTGCTGGTCCACCCCGACAACCCCGTGGCCAAGCTCTCCATTGGACAGCTCTCGCGGCTCTTCACGGGCCAGATCACTAGCTGGAGTGAGCTCGGCGGGCCGGATCTGCCGGTGGTGCTGATCAGTCGCCCCAGCTACTCCGGCACCCACGGATTCTTCAAAGAGAAGGTCGTGCGCCGCGGCAACAAGAAAGGGCCAGAGGAATTCGGCCCCCAGACCCGATTCGTCGAACACAGCGAGGACATCGTGAAGCTGGTGGCCGGCGAGCCCGGAGCCATCTCCTATCTGGGCATGGGGTGGGTGCGGCCGGAGGTGCGGGCGGTGCCGGTGGTGGGGCGCAACGGCCGCGGCTTCCTGCCGACATTGGAAACCGTGCGCGCCGGCACCTATCCCGTGTACCGGCCGCTCCTGCTCTACACCCGCGGCGAACCGACCGGCGAGCTACGGCGCCTCCTAGCCTTCCTTCTCGCCGGTGACGGCCAGCGCCTGGTGGCGGAGCACGACTTCATCCCCGCGGACGTCCCCTCCACCGTCTCCCGCTCCGTCGAGCCTCAGGCCAAAGATGCCAGCGCGGCGGAGGCCAGCCGCATCCAGCTCCACCGCATCCTCTTCCCCTTTGGCGGCACGACCCTCGACACCGATGCCCGGGCCACCCTGGACCGCATCGCTCAGCGCCTCCGCGAGGGCGGCCTGCGAGCTGAAATCGTCGGCCACGGCGACGCCGACGGCAGCGCCCTGGCCAACCGACGAGTCTCCAACGCCCGCGCCCTGGCCGTCGCCAACTATCTGCGTCGGCAAGGCGTCTCGCCCAAGACTTTGCGCGTCGAAGGCCGCGGCGCCACCCAACCGGTGGCCACCAACGACACCGCCGAAGGCCGCCGCCTCAACCGCCGGGTGGATGTGCGGCTGCTGCCGGCTGGCTAGATCTCGGCGGGGTAAACTCCCGCCCATGCCCCCCGAAACCCCGATCCTCCAGGCTTCCGGCGTCACGAAGCGCTATCCCGGCGGCGTGGTGGCGCTGGATGGGGTGGATCTGGAGGTACGGCGGGGGGAGACGGTGGCGCTTATCGGGGAGAGCGGCAGCGGCAAGACCACACTGCTGCGGCTGTTCAACCGCATGACCGAGCCCACCGCCGGAACCGTGCGGGTGGACGGCGAAAACGTGGCGGCGGTGGATGCCATCGCCCTGCGGCGGCGCCTGGGGTATGTGCAGCAGGAAGGGGGGCTAATCCCCCATTGGAGCGTCCACCGCAACGTCCAGCTGGTCCCCTGGCTGAGCGGCTGGGAGCCCCGGCGCCGGCAGCGGCGGGGAGACGAGATGCTCGAGCTGGTGGGTCTCGATCCGTCGACCCACGGAAACCGCTACCCCAGCGAGCTCTCCGGTGGCCAGCGCCAGCGGGTGGCCCTGGCCCGGGCGCTGGCGGCGGAGCCGGAGGTGATCCTCCTGGACGAGCCCTTCGGCGCTCTCGACGCCCTCACCCGGGCCGAGCTCCAAAGCCAGTTTCTGGAGCTCGAGGAGCAGATCCACAAGACTCTCCTCCTGGTCACCCACGACCTGGAAGAAGCCTTCCTGCTGGCGGATCGGGTGGGGGTGATGCAGGGCGGCCGGCTGCTGCAGGTGGCGACGCCTCGGGAGCTGGCGGCGGCGCCAGCGGATCCCTACGTCCAGCGCCTCCTGGCCCTGCGAAGGCCTCAGGGAGAAGAGCGGCGCCCACGGGGTGAAGGCTCGTGAGTCGCCGCGAAACTCCCAAGGGGAAGAGCCGCAGGCCGCGAGGGAGAGGCCTGGGAATGCCCGTGCTCCGTCCCAGAAGCATCTTCTTGCTCGGCGCCTTGGCTCTCTGGCTAGCCAGCCCTTCCATCACTGAGATCCACGCCCAGGAGCCCGACCTGGTGGTGGGCTCGAAGAACTTCGCCGAAAGCCGGCTGCTGGGGGAGCTCTTCGCCCAGCTCATCGAGGAGCGCACCGAGCTGGCCGTGGAGCGGCGGCTGGGCCTCGCCGGCACCCAGGTGTGCTTCGAAGCGCTACGCACCGGCGCCATCGACCTCTATCCGGAGTACACCGGCACCGGCCTGGTGTCGATCTTGGACGCCGACCCCGCCGGCGACGCCACCGCAACCCTCAATCGGGTGCGGCAGCGCTTCCTCCAGCGCTGGGATCTGTGGTGGCTGCCACCCCTGGGCTTTGAGAACGCCTACGAGATCGCCGTACCCAAGGTCCTGGCGGAGACCGAAGGATTGCGCACCCTCAGCGACCTGGTGCCCCTGGCGCCGGAGCTGCGGGCCGGCTTCGGCTATGAATTCGCCAACCGGCCCGACGGCCTGCCGGGGCTGGAGCAGACCTACGGCCTGCGCTTCCGAAATGTGCAGAATCTGCAGCAGGCGCTCAAGTACCAGGCCGCCGGCAGCGGTGATCTGGATGTCCTCGACGTCTACACCACCGACGGCCGGTTGCTGGTCCACGATCTGGTGGTGTTGGAGGACGACCGCGGCTTCTTCCCGCCGTACCAAGCGGCACCGCTGATGCGCGGAGAGGCGGTGCGCGAGCATCCGGAGGCGGTGGCGACCCTGGCACTGCTGGCGGATGCGTTGAGCGAGGAGACCATGCGGGGCCTCAATCTGCGGCTGCAGGAAGAAGGCGCCAGCGAGGCGCAGGTAGCTCGGGACGCGCTGGTGACGCTGGGACTGGTGGCCGGCGGCGAGGGGGAAGAAATCGAGGAGAGCCGCCGGGCAGGAAGCTTCTGGGGCTATCTGTGGAACCAGCGCGCTTCCCTTCTTCAGCGAACCCTCGAGCACCTGGGGCTGGCCGCCGCCGGCGTCGCCTTGGGAGTGCTCATCGCCGTGCCCCTGGGGCTTTGGCTGGAACGCCGACGGCGCATCGCCGAACCCACCATCCGCGCCGTCGGCATCACCCAGACGGTGCCCTCCATCGCGCTGCTGGCGTTCATGATTCCCCTCTTTGGAGTCGGCGCCTTGCCGGCGGTAGTGGCGCTGTGGATCTACTCCCTCTTCCCCATCCTGCGCAACACCTACACCGGCGTTCGCGACGCCGATCCCCAGGCCGTGCAAAGCGCCACCGCCCTGGGTATGACCGACGGCCAGGTGCTGCGCCACATCCGCCTGCCCCTGGCCGCCCCGGTGATCCTCGCCGGCGTGCGCACCGCCGCAGTGATCACCGTCGGCACCGCCACCCTCGCCGCCTTCATCGGCGCCGGCGGCCTCGGCGAGCCCATCGTCAGCGGTCTACAGCTCGTGGATACCTGGCAGATCCTCTCCGGAGCCCTCCCAGCAGCCCTCCTCGCCCTGTTGGTGGATTCCCTCCTGGCAGGCATCGAGCGCTGGCTGCGCCCCGGAGGCTAGGTCCCCTCCAACCCTCAGCGTTCATCGGCTGAGTCTCGAGCCAAGACCAGATCCATGAGCTCCCCCTCTACCACTGCCGCCAATCTTCCCCCAATTCCTCAGCTCCGGAATCCTCCGGCACCTCACTCTCGATAGCCTGGTTCTCGGTGGCCTCTCGAGGAAGGGATGAAACCGCCCCCGGAAACGGATCCCCCCGCAGCGCCGCCACCGCCCGCTCCACCGCCAGCGCCGTCTCGGCTCCCCGGCCGTCGGCAGCTCGGCGTAGGGTCGGAAGATCGAAGGAGTCGCGATCCAGCGCCCTCTCGAGCACCGCCGGCAGCTCCCCGGCGGAGAGCTCCGGCGCCAGATCGAGGACCGTGCGCAGGGGCCGGGTCACGCGGAATCCGGGCCGCTGGTCCAGATCCGCGACACTCACCTCGGCTCGGTACAGGCGAGCACCTCGAGCGCGGCGGCGATAGCCCGGCGGAACCGTGAGGTCTACCGCTGCGTCTTCTAGCTCCGGCAGCAGGCCCCAAAGCCGTGCCGCCGTCCGGTGCGAAACCGCTCCCTCCCCCCGCGCCCACAGCGACCACCGCACCAGCTCGGCATGCTCCCCCTGCGGGATCTCCGGCAAGCGAAAGAGCCCCCGACCTACCCGCCGCCAATTGCCTACATCGGCGTGGTACTTCTGGCCCTGGTAGGAGTACCCCACCCCCAACGCCTGCTGGGCGGTGAAATAGCCGGCCTGGCGAAGCGCAAGGTCGAAGAGCTCGCGACGGTGCTGGCCCTGAAGTGACATGGCGCCACAATTCTACAAGAGATTTTTAGTTTTCTGCTATCAGGCAACAAAAAAATGAAATCACGAGGCGAGACAGCTGCTCAACCGGAGAAACGCGAGAGTTGAGCCCCGAAAGGGAGACTCCTCGGGGACCAGAAGAAACCGCTCGAGCCGACGAATGCTCTCGCCGCAACAACAGAATCACCGATTTATCTGTCTTCAAAGAATGCGCGAACGGCAACTAGTGAGAAAAGCATCCTCGAAGAATGGGTAGTCCCGCTGGGCCGCTCTTGTTGGGGCGCGCTCCTTAGGGCGCCGCCCAGGAGCTTCGGGAGGACACCTAGGGATCCCATGAAGGCCGTCCCGAGGGCCTCGCCGAAGAGAGCGCCCCCCGGGAGCGGGTTCCGAGGACCCAGCGTCTCAGTCTAGAGGCTTGGCATTTTGGCCGGAGGCAAAGCGTGCATCGGTTTCTGAAGAACAGCTCCTCGGCATCCATACCGTCGGCCCTCGCCGGTGGCTGGAAGCTGGCAGCGCTAGGGGCCGCCCTCGCTCTGGGCTGGGTGGCTCTCGTTCCCACCTCGCAGATATCGGCGGTGACCCGAGGGATGCAGCTGCTGCTCTCGCTGCCGGCGGTCTGGGCGCTCGCCGGACTGGTAGTCACCGTCGCCGCCTGGGACCGATGGCTCCGGGGATCGTCGAGGGAATCGAATCTCTTCGCCCTGCACCAATCGGAGCCTCCCTCTCGAGCGGAACCGGCATCCAAGCCCGGCCGCCGCGAGAAACGACGGCCTTCCCGGACCCCCAAGACGTCCTCCCGAGCCCCCAAGGCACGGCCCCGGGCGACGCCGCCGCGATGCCCCGACTGCGGTACTCCCAGCTTGCTGGTGGATGCCCCCGCGGACTCGGAGCCCGGCCTGGCCGGCACCGAACAACCCCCGGATTGGACCTGTCCCGGCTGCGCCGCCACCGGCCACCGCAGCGGCGGCTAGCCCTTCAACAGGGAGCAGCCGGCCATGGCGGAAGGCTGCTCCAGCTGCATCAGCTCCAAGATCGTCGGGAAGACATCCGCTAGCCGGCCGCCCTCCCGCAGCCCCGGCGAGGGCTTCTCCGGGCTGCCCGTGGCCTGATCCCGGCGGTGGGGGTCGACGACGATGAGCTCGACGTCGTAAGTGGTGTGGGCGGTGTGGGGTGCCTCGGTCTCCGGATCCCACATCTGCTCCGAATTGCCGTGGTCCGCCGTCACGATCAGCTTGCCGCCGTGCTCCACCGTGGCGTCGACGATGGCCCCGACCATCTCGTCCACCACCTCCGCCGCCCGGATCGCCGCCGGCAGCTTGCCGGTGTGGCCCACCATGTCGGTGTTGGCGAAGTTGACCAGGATGAAGTCCTCGCAATCCTCCGCCACGATGCGTTCCAGCACCGCATCGCAGACCTCCTGGGCGCTCATTTCGGGCTTCAGATCGTAGGTGGCCACCCGCGGCGACTGGGCCATGGAGCGGGACTCGCCGGGGAAGGGCTCGTCGCGATAGTCGTTGAAGAAGAAGGTGACGTGGGGGAATTTCTCCGTTTCGGCGCAGCGGAATTGCCGCAGCCCCAGCCGCGATAGATAGGCACCGCCAATGTCCTCGAGCTTCGGAGGCTTGGGGAAGGCCACCTCCACGAAGGGCCCGAGCTCCTCCTGATAAGCGGTCATGGTGACGTAGGTGAGATCGAGGCGCGGACCGCGGTCGAAACCCCGCTCGCCGGAGTCCGGGGAAGCCTTTACGTGGCCATAGAAATCCTCGAAGACGAAAGCCTGGCTGAGCTCCCGAGGCCGGTCGCCGCGGTAGTTGACGAAGATCACCGTGTCGCCGTCGCTCACCCGCGACGCCGCCACCGCCGCCGAATCGGCGCCGACGGTCCGCGGGGTGATGAACTCATCCCCCTGCTGGCTGCCTCCGGTGGGATGGTCGTAGTAGTCCTGCACCGCCGCCGGCGCCGAGTCGAAGCGGGGGACCGCGACCTCGTCCTCACCCGTCGAGCGTCCCGTCAAACAATCGTAGGCGCGCTGCACCCGCTCCCAGCGGTTGTCCCGATCCATGGCCCAATAGCGGCCGCACACCGTGGCCACCCGGCCCACCCCCAGGTCGGCGCATCGCTCCTCCACCTGCCGCACATACTCAGCGCCGGTGAAGGGACCGGTGTCCCGGCCGTCGGTGAAGAGATGGACGAAGACCGCCTCCGCTCCTTGGCGCCGGCAGAGCTCGAGGGTTCCGTAGAGGTGGTCGAGGAGGCCATGGACGCCAGCGTCGGAAGCGATGCAGAAGAGATGCACGGCAGCATCCCGGTCCCGGGCCTTCTGCACTGCCTGCACCAGCACGTGGTTGTCGAAGAAGCTGCCGTCGCGGATGGCCTTGGTGATGCGCACCGATTCCTGGTCCACGATGCGCCCGGCCCCGAGGTTCTGATGCCCCACCTCGCTGTTGCCCATGGTTCCCTCGGGCAGCCCCACGTCCTCCCCGCTGGTCTTGATCAGGGTCCAGGGGTACTCCCGCAACAGCGCATCACAGCGCGGGGTCTCGGCCTGCAGAATGGCGTTGAAGGCATTGTGCTCGGGATGTGGGTTGCGGCCCCAACCGTCGCGCACGATGAGCACTACCGGTTTGGGATGGTTGGGGGCCTTGGGGCGGTGTTCCCGGGCTGCAGATGAGTCGGGCGATGCTTGAGACATGCTGGCGAATCCTCCTGGACTTGAAGCTCTTACTTCGAAGCATCGAGGCTCGAAGTTTCCAGTACCAAGTAGAACACGAGGCGGCGCCGAGGGGCGGGGCCAATCCGAGCCAACGGTTAAGATCTCGCAGCTTCGAACGTCTGCTGGGTTGGAACCCGATTCTCCGACTCTGCTCTCCCGGCAGCTGCGCGTCCGCTCCCCATGGCCAACCGATTCACTCCATCCCGCCGCTCCCCCATCCGTCGCCGAGCCACGGCCGTGGGGGTCGGCCTGATCGCGCTGCTCCTGATGGGCCTCGGCGGCTGGCTCGGAGGACTCTGGCAGGAGCAGCAAAGCAGTGCCGGCCACCCCCAGACTCCCCAGCCACCCTTCCCCTACTCCCAACGAGAAGTGACCTTCTCCAGCGGCGGCGTCGAGCTCGCCGGCGCGGTGACGGTACCGCAAGGCGATGGCCCGTTTCCGGGGGTGGTGCTGCTCTCCGGTGCCGGCCCCCAGGATCGGGACGGCACCCTCGCCGGCCACCAGCGCTATCTGGTGCTGGCGGACGCTCTGACCCGCGCCGGCGTCGCCGTGCTGCGCTATGACGACCGCGGCACCGGAGGCTCCGGCGGTGAATTGCTGGAAGCGCGCTTTGAAGACCTCGCCGCCGAGGCCGGCGCGGCGGTAGAGCTACTCCGAGAGCAACCGAAGATCGATCCCGGGCGGGTCGGGCTCCTCGGCGCCAGCCAGGGCAGCCTCGTCGCCGGCCTGGCAGCCCGGGAGGATCCACGGCTGGCCTTCTTGGTCTTGCTCTCGCCCCCCGCCCTGCCGGGCCATGAGGTGTGGGTCGAGCAGCAGCTGCGGGTTGCCCAGGCCGAGGGCGCCGAGGCCTCGGACCTGGAAGTAATGGAGCTCCTCCTGCTCACCGCTTTCGAGCTCCGCACCGCCGACCTCCCCGAAGCCGAGAAGCACCAAAGCCTGGAGCAGGTGGTCGAGAATCTCGAGCAGCTGCAGGCCGGCACCGGGCTCCAGCTGGCCGCCGGAGCGCGCCGGAGGATCTTGGTGCAGGCCCTCCTTTCTCGGCAGATGGAAGACGCCCTCTACTACGATCCGCGGCCGGTTCTGGAGGAGCTCCGGCTGCCGGTACTGGCGCTCTATGGCTCGAAAGATCTCCAGGTCCCGCCGTCGGTCCACGCTCCGGACCTGCGAACGGCCCTCGCCGACAACCCGCGAGCCACCGTCGAGGTGATCCCCGGTCTCAATCACCTGCTCCAACCCTCCACCACCGGCCGCCCGTCGGAGTACGCCCGGCTGGAAGTCACCCTCGCACCGAAGGTTCTCGAGCGGGTCTCCCGATGGATCCTCGACCACTCTCACCCGCAGGATCGGCCATGAGCGATGCCCTGGTCACTCGCGGCCTCTGCCGTTCCTTCGGATCGGTGACGGCGGTGGAGGATCTCTCCCTCACCGTCCCCCGGGGCAGGATCACCGGCTTCCTCGGCCCCAACGGCGCGGGCAAGACCACCACCTTGAAGATGATCCTCGGCCTGCTGCGTCCCGACGCCGGGACGGTGGAGATCCTGGGGCGGGACCCACAGCGGCAGCGCCGAGAGGTCCTGCAGCGGGTGGGAGCGTTGATCGAGACCCCCACTTTCTACCCCCACCTCACCGGCCACGAGAATCTGGAACTGGTGCGGCGGGTGGTGGCCATGCCCCCGGCCCGCACCGGAGAGTGCCTGGCGCTGGTAGGCCTCACCGAAGCCGCCCACCGCCGTGCGGGAGGCTACTCCCTGGGCATGGAGCAGCGGCTGGGGCTGGCCCTGGCGCTGCTGCGCAAGCCCGAGCTGCTGATCCTCGACGAGCCCACCAACGGCCTCGACCCGGCGGGAATGCAGGAGATGCGCAAGCTCCTGGGCCAGCTGGTGGCGGCGGAAGGCGTAACGCTCTTCCTCTCCAGCCATCTGCTAGCGGAGGTGGAAGAGATCGCCTCCCATCTGGTGGTCCTGCGGCGGGGTCGGGCGGCGTACCAGGGCCCGACGGATCAGCTGCGCACCGCCGGTGAAGCCTTTCTTCAGGTTGGCGTGACGCGAGCCGGAGAGGCCCGGCAATGGCTGGAGCGAGAGGGCTGGATCGTGATGTCCGAGACGGCGGCGCAGGAAGCGCAAGAAGAACCCCTGAGAGTGGCGGGCTCGGGCCGGGAGACGGCGGCCCGGCTCAGCGCCGCCCTCGTCGGCGCCGGCTTCTCCCTCCACCACCTGAGCGAGCACCGGCCGCGGCTGGAGGCTCGCTTTCTTGAGCTCACCGAGGGCACCGGCGGCGAAGTTTCAGCTCCCGGCAGCGGAGATCCGGTATGAGGGCATTCTTCCAACTGCTCATCGCCGAAGCCCTCAAGCTACGTCGCACCCCGGCGCTGCTGCTCACCTTGATCTTGCCCTACACGGTGGTCTTGGCCTTCTTCCTCTTCGCCCGCATCGAGGGCCACCGATTCCTCACCGGTGCCGACGCCGACCCTTGGAGCTGGCTGGCGGAGGCCTGCCTGGGGGCCTGGACCTCCCTCTTCCTGCCCCTGGCGGTCTTCCTGCTGGCGGCGCTGGTGGCGTCGGTGGAGCATCGTTCCCGGGGCCTGCGCTTGCTCTTCACTCTGCCGGTGCCGCGCTGGCAAATCGCCGCCGCCAAGCACTTGGTGGTGCTGGCGCTGGTGGGGCTGAGCTTCCTGCTCCTGGCCCTGGGGATTGCGCTGGCGGGGATCGCCCTGCGCTGGGCGTCTCCGGAGCTGGGCTTCGATCAACCCGTACCGTGGGGAGCGCTGCTGCTGACCTGTCTGTGGGGCTGGCTCGCCACCACCTTCTTCTGCACCCTCGCCACCGCCGTCAGCCTCGCCCGGAGCAGCTTCGTGCTGCCAGTGACCGCCGGCTTCCTCGCCACCATCCTCCTGCTCAT carries:
- a CDS encoding bifunctional alpha/beta hydrolase/OsmC family protein, translated to MASSEKVRFPGAFDNQLAGRLELPDGEPCAWALFAHCFTCSKDLKAVGWISRALVRRGIAVLRFDFTGLGESEGDFADSTFSSNLQDLAMAAEYLRREHAAPTLLIGHSLGGAAMLGVAHEVPEAVAVVTIGAPSDTAHLREGVLGAVPDLAPEETAEVSLAGRPFTIKGQLLQDLEENHLHGRIAALGQALLILHSPVDEVVGIDQARRIYQAAKHPKSFVSLDDADHLLTRERDARYAAGVIAAWAERYLPESDAEAAANRAAGDEASGDRLAQQRADEAQRQLGKGDVVVVGGAEGFANQVRTQHHSWVADEPTSVPGGTDTGPNPYQLLLSGLGTCISMTLRMYAERKGWPLEGTRVQLHHSRMHAKDCEDCLNDSGFIDRIDVDLTVYGPLDSAQRERLEEIAGRCPVHRTLGSETRIYKRMVEE
- a CDS encoding DUF4388 domain-containing protein, with the protein product MAIAGTTQELSLADLLQVKAMAGGSCRIIVDGRAGAGLILLDHGRVVHAQYGDLQATDAVFALLTEEGTYFQAKSGVEIVRRTMSASAQELVMEAARRQDEGILVTPKPSQAAREGAEHRPVELSGDDDPPTLPSFPAQVLPADDGGSRTWRPWMVALLVLPLAAVAVLASTLLQDSSTPAVAPATAKPEILQLEPKEATDLAGPSDRLPVLEAGAPPASPEDTSGLKPTIVLRLLIGVDGRVQQAQVYRPREELEAFERIALETVRSYRFSPGLHRGAAVPVWINWPVDFI
- a CDS encoding ATP-binding cassette domain-containing protein → MPPETPILQASGVTKRYPGGVVALDGVDLEVRRGETVALIGESGSGKTTLLRLFNRMTEPTAGTVRVDGENVAAVDAIALRRRLGYVQQEGGLIPHWSVHRNVQLVPWLSGWEPRRRQRRGDEMLELVGLDPSTHGNRYPSELSGGQRQRVALARALAAEPEVILLDEPFGALDALTRAELQSQFLELEEQIHKTLLLVTHDLEEAFLLADRVGVMQGGRLLQVATPRELAAAPADPYVQRLLALRRPQGEERRPRGEGS
- a CDS encoding phosphate ABC transporter substrate-binding/OmpA family protein, whose product is MKISTPRPRLAQILLWVFLPIFLPAAAAYGQSTDPEGATVLQVKGSDTIGGALGPALARAYEGTHPGAEIHWGSLGSGTAFVGLFDGSADLGASSRSVKESELAEARRLGLELKEYILGYDGIAVLVHPDNPVAKLSIGQLSRLFTGQITSWSELGGPDLPVVLISRPSYSGTHGFFKEKVVRRGNKKGPEEFGPQTRFVEHSEDIVKLVAGEPGAISYLGMGWVRPEVRAVPVVGRNGRGFLPTLETVRAGTYPVYRPLLLYTRGEPTGELRRLLAFLLAGDGQRLVAEHDFIPADVPSTVSRSVEPQAKDASAAEASRIQLHRILFPFGGTTLDTDARATLDRIAQRLREGGLRAEIVGHGDADGSALANRRVSNARALAVANYLRRQGVSPKTLRVEGRGATQPVATNDTAEGRRLNRRVDVRLLPAG
- a CDS encoding glycine betaine ABC transporter substrate-binding protein, whose translation is MPVLRPRSIFLLGALALWLASPSITEIHAQEPDLVVGSKNFAESRLLGELFAQLIEERTELAVERRLGLAGTQVCFEALRTGAIDLYPEYTGTGLVSILDADPAGDATATLNRVRQRFLQRWDLWWLPPLGFENAYEIAVPKVLAETEGLRTLSDLVPLAPELRAGFGYEFANRPDGLPGLEQTYGLRFRNVQNLQQALKYQAAGSGDLDVLDVYTTDGRLLVHDLVVLEDDRGFFPPYQAAPLMRGEAVREHPEAVATLALLADALSEETMRGLNLRLQEEGASEAQVARDALVTLGLVAGGEGEEIEESRRAGSFWGYLWNQRASLLQRTLEHLGLAAAGVALGVLIAVPLGLWLERRRRIAEPTIRAVGITQTVPSIALLAFMIPLFGVGALPAVVALWIYSLFPILRNTYTGVRDADPQAVQSATALGMTDGQVLRHIRLPLAAPVILAGVRTAAVITVGTATLAAFIGAGGLGEPIVSGLQLVDTWQILSGALPAALLALLVDSLLAGIERWLRPGG